From Acidobacteriota bacterium, one genomic window encodes:
- the kdpF gene encoding K(+)-transporting ATPase subunit F, with protein MNIENILAIAISILLISYLVYALLRPEKF; from the coding sequence ATGAACATCGAGAACATCTTGGCGATCGCGATTTCGATCCTATTGATTTCGTATCTCGTTTACGCGCTTTTGCGGCCGGAGAAATTTTGA
- the glmS gene encoding glutamine--fructose-6-phosphate transaminase (isomerizing), translated as MCGIVGYVGNKQVVPLIIDGLRKLEYRGYDSAGIAVVDENHNLSLRRAEGKLRNLEEAIRLNPLDGNYGIGHTRWATHGRPTEENAHPHRDCTGRIVVVHNGIIENYLTLKEALRAKGHEFKTETDTEIVAHLIEEIMKTDGLGFEEAVRKAVQQLKGIFALSIISADEPDKIISVREGPPVVIGLGDGEFFVASDIPAILQHTRDVFYLGEKEIAILTKDSVRVTDFDGNVVEPKQQRITWDPIMAEKGGFKHFLLKEIYEQPRAVRDTVRGRVSLDTGKVYLDPMNISEDDFRAVRSIKIAACGTSWHAGTAAKFLIEELARVPVEVDYASEFRYRNPVLEESDLLIVISQSGETADTIAAMREAKEAGCKVLAICNVQGSMITREADGTILTHAGPEISVASTKAFTSQIIALYIFALYLGELRGKLNEEQVIKHAQELIELPLKIEEILSEADSIEELSKEFFRSQDFLYLGRGINFPVALEGALKLKEISYIHAEGYPAGEMKHGPNALIDEKLPVVIINTREEGNLGSELRYEKTHSNIVEVKARDGIIFSILTEGDKMSSIVSDYVVEIPKVSDLLAPILSVVPLQLLAYYIAVRRGCDVDQPRNLAKSVTVE; from the coding sequence ATGTGTGGAATTGTTGGATACGTTGGAAACAAACAAGTTGTGCCGTTGATCATCGACGGCCTGCGGAAACTGGAATATCGCGGTTACGATTCGGCCGGCATTGCCGTCGTCGATGAGAATCATAACCTCTCGTTGCGGCGCGCCGAAGGGAAACTGCGAAATCTCGAGGAAGCGATACGGCTCAACCCGCTCGACGGCAATTACGGCATCGGGCACACGCGTTGGGCGACGCACGGGCGTCCGACCGAGGAGAACGCTCATCCGCATCGCGATTGCACGGGCCGGATCGTCGTCGTCCATAACGGCATCATCGAGAATTATCTGACGCTCAAGGAAGCGCTCCGCGCCAAGGGCCACGAGTTCAAGACCGAGACCGACACCGAGATCGTCGCGCATCTCATCGAAGAGATAATGAAGACGGACGGGCTTGGATTCGAAGAAGCGGTCCGCAAAGCAGTCCAGCAGCTCAAGGGGATCTTCGCGCTGTCGATCATTTCCGCCGACGAACCCGACAAGATCATTTCCGTCCGCGAAGGCCCGCCGGTCGTCATCGGCCTCGGCGACGGCGAGTTCTTCGTTGCCTCCGACATTCCCGCGATCCTGCAGCACACCCGCGACGTCTTTTATCTCGGCGAAAAGGAGATCGCGATCCTGACGAAGGATTCGGTCCGCGTCACCGATTTCGACGGCAACGTCGTCGAGCCGAAACAGCAGCGCATAACCTGGGACCCGATTATGGCGGAGAAGGGCGGCTTCAAGCATTTCCTGCTCAAGGAGATCTACGAACAGCCGCGCGCCGTTCGGGATACCGTCCGAGGACGCGTTTCGCTCGACACCGGCAAGGTCTATCTCGATCCGATGAATATCTCGGAAGATGATTTTCGCGCCGTCCGTTCGATCAAGATTGCGGCCTGCGGCACGAGTTGGCACGCCGGAACGGCGGCGAAGTTCTTGATCGAAGAACTCGCGCGCGTGCCGGTCGAAGTCGATTACGCGTCTGAGTTTCGTTACCGAAATCCGGTGCTCGAGGAATCCGATCTGCTGATCGTCATCTCGCAATCGGGCGAAACCGCCGACACGATCGCCGCCATGCGCGAGGCGAAGGAAGCCGGTTGCAAGGTGCTCGCGATCTGCAACGTGCAGGGTTCGATGATCACGCGCGAGGCCGACGGTACGATCCTGACCCACGCCGGGCCCGAGATCAGCGTCGCCTCGACCAAGGCGTTCACGTCGCAGATCATCGCGCTCTACATTTTTGCGCTTTATCTCGGCGAGTTGCGCGGAAAGCTGAACGAAGAGCAGGTCATCAAGCACGCCCAGGAACTGATCGAATTGCCGCTCAAGATAGAAGAGATCCTGAGCGAGGCCGACTCGATCGAAGAGTTGTCGAAAGAGTTCTTTCGTTCGCAGGATTTTCTCTACCTGGGCCGCGGGATCAACTTCCCTGTCGCCCTCGAAGGCGCTCTCAAGCTCAAGGAGATCTCGTACATTCACGCCGAAGGCTATCCGGCGGGCGAGATGAAGCACGGCCCGAACGCCTTGATCGACGAGAAACTCCCGGTCGTCATCATCAATACACGCGAAGAGGGGAATCTCGGCAGCGAGTTGCGTTACGAGAAGACGCATTCGAACATTGTCGAGGTCAAAGCGCGCGACGGGATCATTTTTTCGATCCTGACCGAAGGCGACAAGATGAGTTCGATCGTCTCCGACTACGTCGTCGAGATCCCGAAGGTTTCGGATCTCCTCGCGCCGATCCTGTCGGTCGTCCCGCTCCAGCTTCTGGCGTATTATATCGCCGTCCGCCGCGGTTGCGACGTCGACCAGCCCAGGAATCTGGCGAAGTCGGTGACGGTGGAGTGA
- a CDS encoding response regulator transcription factor, translated as MNTRLRILIVDDEPQIVRVMRTGLIANGYETRFAENGRAALEVFDVWQPDMIVTDLAMPEMDGLELCRQIRAISEVPIIVLSVKGEERTKIDALDAGADDYVTKPFGINELLARLRAVQRRSRARPNETSNVLNAGDFRIDLDSREVIVSDKAIHLTPKEYDLLVYFVSHPGKVLTQRTLLGAVWGGNFTEQPEYLRVFVGQLRKKIEKDPGEPRYIVTEPWVGYRFNPGSV; from the coding sequence ATGAACACCCGACTACGAATACTCATCGTCGATGACGAACCGCAGATCGTTCGCGTAATGCGGACCGGGCTGATCGCAAACGGTTACGAAACGCGATTTGCCGAGAACGGCCGCGCGGCGTTGGAGGTTTTTGACGTCTGGCAGCCTGATATGATCGTTACCGATCTCGCAATGCCCGAAATGGATGGCCTCGAGTTATGCCGGCAGATTCGCGCCATCTCGGAAGTTCCGATCATAGTCCTGTCCGTAAAGGGCGAAGAACGGACAAAGATCGACGCCCTCGACGCCGGCGCGGACGATTACGTGACAAAACCGTTCGGGATCAACGAATTGCTCGCGCGGCTTCGAGCGGTGCAGAGACGAAGCCGCGCGCGACCCAACGAAACCTCAAACGTCCTCAACGCGGGCGATTTTCGAATCGATCTCGACTCCCGCGAGGTTATCGTAAGCGACAAAGCGATCCACTTGACGCCGAAGGAGTATGACCTGCTGGTGTATTTCGTAAGCCATCCGGGAAAGGTTCTGACTCAACGGACGCTGCTCGGAGCTGTTTGGGGCGGAAATTTCACTGAACAGCCGGAATATCTTCGCGTTTTTGTCGGACAACTCAGAAAAAAGATCGAAAAAGATCCCGGCGAACCTCGATATATCGTGACCGAACCGTGGGTCGGCTACCGTTTTAACCCGGGCTCGGTCTAG
- a CDS encoding YvcK family protein, with translation MRNHLFSHSAFALNIVAIGGGNGLSTLLSGLKRFVGPTETEPVWLRDLSAIVAVSDDGGSSGRLRDELQMLPPGDIRNCMVAMSEDSHLLSKLFRHRFRGSGELGGHSFGNLFLAAMTEITGDFAKAVKLSSEILASKGHIYPATVADVRLAAKLDDDSIINGETNIGKVGNRIKRLYLEPADCHPLPEALAAIREADVITIGPGSLFTSLIPPILVKGVADAIAESPAIKIFICNLMTQPGETDGFSSRRHLEIVREYAPQIDFDYVVVNNRPISDEQVRRYANEGARQIGVHGSLTPETIEGAEVVYGNLLDDGEKVRHHPEKLAQVVLLCALQPRRKVIF, from the coding sequence ATGAGAAATCATCTGTTTTCACATAGTGCGTTTGCCCTGAATATCGTCGCCATTGGCGGCGGAAACGGGCTTTCGACGTTGCTTTCGGGACTCAAAAGATTCGTCGGTCCGACCGAGACCGAGCCTGTCTGGCTCCGCGACCTGTCGGCGATCGTCGCCGTTTCGGACGACGGCGGCAGTTCCGGCCGGCTTCGGGACGAACTCCAGATGCTGCCACCAGGCGATATTCGCAATTGTATGGTGGCGATGTCAGAGGACTCGCATCTTCTCTCTAAGTTATTTCGACATCGATTTCGCGGCAGCGGCGAACTCGGCGGGCACAGTTTCGGAAACCTGTTTCTGGCGGCGATGACGGAGATCACCGGCGATTTCGCGAAGGCCGTCAAACTTTCATCTGAAATCCTTGCGAGCAAAGGACATATTTATCCGGCGACCGTCGCCGACGTTCGTCTCGCCGCGAAACTCGACGACGATTCGATCATTAACGGCGAAACCAACATCGGCAAGGTCGGGAACCGGATCAAGCGGCTTTATCTCGAACCTGCGGATTGCCATCCGCTGCCGGAGGCGCTCGCGGCGATCCGCGAGGCGGACGTCATCACGATCGGTCCCGGCTCGTTGTTCACCTCGTTGATCCCGCCGATCCTCGTCAAAGGCGTCGCCGACGCGATCGCCGAATCGCCGGCGATCAAGATCTTCATATGCAATCTGATGACGCAACCCGGCGAGACCGACGGTTTTTCGTCGCGCCGACATCTCGAGATCGTACGCGAATATGCTCCGCAGATCGATTTTGATTACGTCGTCGTCAACAACCGTCCGATCTCGGACGAACAGGTACGGCGCTATGCCAACGAGGGCGCGCGCCAGATCGGCGTCCACGGCTCGCTGACGCCGGAAACGATCGAGGGTGCCGAGGTCGTTTATGGTAATCTTTTGGATGACGGCGAAAAGGTTCGCCATCATCCGGAGAAACTGGCGCAGGTCGTTCTTTTGTGCGCGCTTCAGCCGCGACGAAAGGTTATTTTCTGA
- a CDS encoding GTPase domain-containing protein, giving the protein MTFINYASREINCKIVYYGPGLCGKTTNLQYIYDSTAPQAKGKLISLATETDRTLFFDFMPLELGTVRGFKTRFHLYTVPGQVYYDASRKLILKGVDGVVFVADSQEERMDANIESLYNLEENLGTQGYDLTKIPYVLQLNKRDLPNVIPSDELTSELQKKGEPVFEAVAAQGTGVFDTLKAVAKQVLTELRKS; this is encoded by the coding sequence ATGACTTTTATTAATTACGCATCTCGCGAAATTAACTGCAAGATTGTTTACTACGGCCCGGGTTTGTGCGGCAAGACGACGAATCTTCAGTATATTTACGATTCGACGGCGCCGCAGGCCAAAGGCAAGCTGATCTCGCTCGCGACCGAGACCGACCGCACGTTGTTCTTCGACTTTATGCCGCTCGAACTCGGAACGGTGCGTGGCTTCAAGACTCGTTTTCACCTCTATACCGTGCCGGGGCAGGTCTATTACGACGCTTCGCGCAAACTGATCCTGAAAGGGGTCGACGGAGTCGTTTTCGTTGCGGACTCGCAGGAAGAGCGGATGGACGCGAATATTGAGTCACTCTACAACCTCGAGGAGAATCTCGGGACGCAAGGTTACGACCTGACGAAGATCCCATACGTTTTGCAGCTCAACAAACGCGATCTGCCGAACGTCATTCCGTCGGACGAACTGACATCGGAACTCCAGAAGAAGGGAGAACCCGTCTTCGAAGCCGTCGCCGCGCAGGGCACCGGCGTTTTCGACACGCTCAAAGCGGTCGCGAAACAGGTTCTGACGGAACTCAGAAAAAGCTGA
- a CDS encoding BrnT family toxin produces MKFEWDFRKAEINQEKHGGDFGEALEVFGDPNALYGNDPEHSISERRFFVIGISKNQLLFVVYVEKDGGETIRIISARRADRRHHFEYAKQLF; encoded by the coding sequence ATGAAATTTGAATGGGATTTTCGGAAAGCCGAAATAAACCAAGAGAAACATGGCGGCGATTTTGGGGAAGCGCTTGAGGTGTTTGGGGACCCAAACGCGCTTTACGGCAATGATCCCGAACACTCGATATCTGAACGACGCTTTTTCGTGATTGGTATTTCAAAAAATCAACTGCTGTTCGTTGTTTATGTTGAGAAGGACGGCGGCGAAACGATACGAATTATTTCGGCCAGACGCGCCGATCGGCGTCACCATTTTGAATATGCAAAACAACTCTTCTGA
- a CDS encoding DUF4118 domain-containing protein → MSQETKSNDTQPTNSTAGIWGYAAALTGTVIVTALLEPLREHVSLTTIALSFLLIVLFVATVWGSRPALAASIIGMLSINYFFLPPIGTFTIADPENWVALIAFMIVAMTAGQLSARLKRRAEQAETARREIARLYDELNQAFEKASHAEALKQSEKLKSALLDAVTHDIRTPLTSIKGSVTVLLNERNPRNQEDQLSLTPEMRRDMLIVINEETDHLNHFVDGMIELAKIEAGEMKVRQQWDSVDEIIDAAISRVRANINGHRVSVGLEADLPIVRVDARTVAEVIFTLVDNAAKYSPPESTIFVNAKRFDGENLMITVEDEGPGVKAEMRERVFDKFYRDSPAGNKIRGTGMGLAIAKGIIEAHHGTIWVDDSDHGGAKFAFTLPIGDDEQEEPALGN, encoded by the coding sequence ATGTCCCAGGAAACCAAATCGAATGACACGCAACCGACGAACTCAACGGCGGGAATTTGGGGTTACGCTGCCGCGCTGACCGGAACCGTCATCGTCACGGCGCTGCTCGAGCCGCTCCGGGAGCACGTCAGTCTAACAACCATCGCGCTCTCGTTTCTGCTGATCGTGTTGTTTGTCGCGACCGTTTGGGGAAGCCGGCCGGCACTGGCCGCCTCGATCATCGGGATGCTCTCTATCAACTATTTCTTTCTGCCGCCGATTGGAACGTTCACCATCGCCGATCCGGAAAACTGGGTCGCATTGATCGCGTTTATGATCGTCGCAATGACGGCCGGCCAGCTATCGGCGCGGCTCAAGCGCCGGGCCGAACAGGCCGAAACGGCTCGCCGCGAGATCGCGCGTCTTTACGATGAATTGAATCAGGCCTTTGAAAAAGCAAGTCACGCGGAGGCGTTGAAGCAGAGCGAAAAGTTGAAATCGGCGCTGCTCGACGCGGTTACTCACGATATTCGCACGCCGTTGACCTCGATCAAGGGTTCGGTCACGGTGCTCCTGAACGAACGCAATCCCCGGAATCAGGAGGATCAGTTGTCGCTCACTCCCGAAATGAGGCGCGATATGTTGATCGTCATCAACGAGGAGACGGATCATCTGAATCATTTCGTCGACGGGATGATCGAACTGGCGAAGATCGAGGCCGGTGAAATGAAGGTTCGCCAACAATGGGATTCAGTCGATGAGATAATCGATGCGGCGATCTCACGGGTGCGGGCGAACATCAACGGACATCGTGTTTCCGTCGGGCTGGAAGCGGATCTGCCGATAGTCCGGGTCGATGCGAGAACCGTCGCAGAGGTGATTTTCACCCTTGTGGACAATGCCGCGAAGTATTCGCCGCCGGAGTCGACGATCTTCGTAAATGCGAAACGATTCGACGGCGAGAACCTGATGATCACCGTCGAAGACGAAGGTCCGGGAGTCAAAGCGGAGATGCGCGAACGGGTTTTCGACAAGTTCTACCGCGATTCGCCGGCTGGGAACAAGATTCGCGGCACCGGTATGGGCCTGGCGATTGCGAAAGGGATCATCGAGGCGCATCACGGGACGATCTGGGTCGATGACAGCGATCACGGCGGCGCGAAGTTCGCGTTTACGCTGCCGATAGGAGACGACGAGCAGGAGGAACCGGCCCTGGGAAATTGA
- the glmU gene encoding bifunctional UDP-N-acetylglucosamine diphosphorylase/glucosamine-1-phosphate N-acetyltransferase GlmU, whose translation MVHNEQKPLDILILAAGLGTRMRSDLAKVLHKLDGRPLINHVCHTATALAPRSIFVVVGHQGEDVKTAVLRELDEQLARFVWQRDQLGTGHAVNSAREFLAETDSTLLVLSGDVPMIRAETLAALIQQHRGHRGRGATCTILTVKLDDPTGYGRVVRDDSGQFDSIVEQKDATDEERAIREINSGIYCFDTRKLFDALSKVKNHNAQGEYYLTDVPALMRQSGEDVSLFRHDDPFEIEGINNRVQLADMERILCRRVVKKLMLDYGVTFIDPKNAYISQRATIGRDTVIYPNVSIEGESLIGDGCTIRSGTRISNSKIGNGVEILDHCVINDAEIAGGARIGPFAHLRPAAKIGENAHVGNFVEIKKSVLGRGSKANHLTYIGDATVGENTNIGAGTITCNYDGKNKHRTEIGDNVKIGSDTMLVAPVKLGDGVVTGAGSVVTKDVDANTLVVGAPARAIRTLKTEEN comes from the coding sequence ATGGTTCACAACGAACAAAAACCTCTTGATATCTTGATCCTGGCGGCCGGGCTCGGGACGCGTATGCGTTCGGATCTGGCAAAGGTTCTGCACAAACTCGACGGGCGACCGTTGATCAATCACGTTTGCCACACCGCCACGGCGCTCGCGCCGCGCAGCATTTTCGTCGTCGTCGGCCATCAGGGCGAAGACGTCAAAACCGCGGTCCTCCGGGAATTGGACGAGCAGTTGGCGCGCTTCGTCTGGCAAAGGGATCAACTCGGCACGGGACACGCGGTCAACTCGGCCCGCGAGTTTCTGGCGGAAACCGATTCGACGCTTCTTGTGCTTTCGGGCGACGTGCCGATGATCCGGGCTGAAACGCTCGCGGCACTGATCCAACAGCATCGCGGACATCGCGGGCGCGGAGCAACGTGCACGATCCTGACCGTCAAGCTCGACGATCCGACCGGATACGGCCGCGTCGTGCGCGACGATTCGGGGCAATTCGACTCGATCGTCGAACAGAAGGACGCGACCGACGAAGAGCGCGCGATCCGCGAGATCAACAGCGGCATTTATTGTTTCGATACGCGCAAACTCTTCGACGCGCTTTCAAAGGTCAAGAACCACAATGCGCAGGGCGAGTATTACCTGACCGACGTTCCCGCTCTGATGAGGCAATCCGGCGAGGACGTCTCGCTTTTCAGACACGACGATCCGTTTGAGATCGAGGGCATCAACAACCGTGTTCAGCTCGCCGATATGGAACGGATTCTCTGTCGCCGGGTCGTAAAGAAGCTGATGCTCGATTATGGCGTGACGTTCATCGATCCGAAGAACGCCTATATCTCGCAACGTGCGACGATCGGCCGCGACACGGTCATTTATCCGAACGTTTCCATCGAGGGAGAATCGCTGATCGGCGACGGCTGCACGATCCGTTCGGGAACGCGGATTTCGAATTCGAAGATCGGCAACGGAGTCGAGATCCTCGATCACTGCGTCATTAACGACGCCGAGATCGCCGGCGGCGCTCGCATCGGACCGTTCGCGCACCTCAGGCCGGCGGCGAAGATCGGAGAGAACGCCCACGTCGGGAATTTTGTCGAGATCAAGAAAAGCGTACTCGGCCGCGGTTCAAAGGCGAATCATCTGACCTATATCGGCGATGCGACCGTCGGCGAAAACACGAATATCGGCGCCGGTACGATCACGTGCAACTACGACGGCAAGAACAAGCACCGGACGGAGATCGGCGACAACGTCAAGATCGGTTCCGACACGATGCTCGTCGCCCCGGTCAAGCTCGGCGACGGCGTCGTCACGGGCGCCGGCAGTGTAGTCACGAAAGACGTTGACGCAAACACGTTGGTCGTGGGTGCGCCGGCAAGGGCGATCCGAACGCTGAAAACGGAGGAAAATTGA
- the kdpA gene encoding potassium-transporting ATPase subunit KdpA, with translation MTLNGILQILAFLFVLTLLTKPMGIYLTRVFDGEKTVFDPILGRFERLIYAVCRIRTGSEMNWKQYGTAVIVFSLMSTLAVFAIQRLQHYLPLNPQGFPGPSADSSFNTAVSFVTNTNWQGYSGEATMSYFTQMTVLAVQNFASAAVGLAIAVVFIRGIARFETDSLGNFWTDLVRGTIYVLLPLAFVAAIFFVSQGVIQNFRPYDVVQTLDGAQQTIAQGPVASQLAIVVLGTNGGGFFNANSAHPFANPTPLSNFVQMLLILIIPAGLTYTLGRVTKSQGHGWAVYAAMMVLLTAGIFVSYWSESRGNPLFPASVDQQSVGGNLEGKDTRFGIANSVLFATVTTGASCGAVNAMHDSFTPLGGMVPLVNILLGEVIFGGVGAGLYGMLVFVILTVFIAGLMVGRTPEYLGKKIEAYDVQMAMLYALIFPLTILVLTAISVLAENFGLTSLNNPGAHGLSEILYAFTSATGNNGSAFAGLSANTLWYNSALGAAMIIGRFLMIVPVLAIANNLARKKRVPESLGTFPVNTALFTVLLISVIIIVGALTFFPVLTLSPILEHFQMLGGQKF, from the coding sequence ATGACACTAAATGGAATTTTGCAAATCTTGGCGTTTCTTTTCGTCTTGACGCTCCTCACCAAACCGATGGGAATCTATCTGACGCGCGTCTTCGACGGCGAGAAAACGGTATTCGACCCGATCCTCGGACGGTTCGAACGACTGATCTACGCCGTCTGCCGGATTCGAACCGGCTCGGAGATGAACTGGAAACAATACGGCACCGCAGTGATTGTCTTCAGTTTGATGTCGACGCTCGCGGTCTTTGCGATACAGCGGCTTCAGCATTATCTGCCTCTGAATCCGCAGGGATTTCCCGGACCGTCGGCGGATTCGTCGTTCAACACGGCGGTTTCGTTCGTCACGAACACCAATTGGCAAGGTTACAGCGGCGAAGCGACGATGAGTTATTTTACGCAGATGACCGTTCTTGCCGTCCAGAATTTTGCATCCGCAGCGGTCGGACTCGCGATCGCCGTCGTCTTCATAAGAGGAATCGCGCGGTTCGAGACCGACTCGCTGGGCAATTTCTGGACCGACCTCGTTCGCGGCACGATATACGTACTTCTTCCGCTCGCCTTCGTGGCGGCGATCTTCTTCGTATCGCAAGGCGTCATCCAGAATTTCAGACCATATGATGTCGTCCAGACGCTCGACGGCGCCCAGCAGACGATCGCTCAGGGCCCCGTTGCGTCCCAATTGGCAATCGTCGTTCTCGGCACCAACGGCGGCGGGTTCTTTAACGCGAACTCGGCGCATCCGTTTGCGAACCCGACGCCCCTCTCGAACTTCGTCCAGATGCTGCTGATCCTCATCATTCCGGCCGGCCTGACATATACGCTTGGCCGGGTCACCAAATCTCAGGGCCACGGCTGGGCGGTCTATGCGGCGATGATGGTACTCCTGACGGCCGGCATCTTCGTTTCCTATTGGTCCGAATCGCGCGGCAACCCGCTGTTCCCGGCGAGCGTTGACCAACAATCCGTCGGCGGAAATTTGGAAGGCAAAGATACGCGTTTCGGAATTGCGAATTCGGTCCTGTTCGCGACCGTCACAACCGGAGCATCCTGCGGCGCCGTGAACGCGATGCACGACTCCTTCACGCCGCTCGGCGGAATGGTTCCGCTGGTCAACATTCTGCTCGGTGAAGTGATCTTCGGCGGCGTCGGCGCGGGGCTTTACGGAATGCTGGTCTTCGTCATTCTGACGGTCTTCATCGCCGGCCTGATGGTTGGCCGAACGCCCGAATATTTGGGCAAGAAGATCGAGGCGTACGATGTCCAAATGGCGATGCTCTACGCTCTGATCTTTCCATTGACGATCCTCGTGCTGACCGCGATCAGCGTGCTCGCCGAAAATTTCGGACTGACATCGTTGAACAATCCCGGCGCGCACGGATTATCGGAGATCTTGTACGCGTTCACGTCGGCGACCGGAAACAACGGCTCGGCGTTTGCCGGTCTCAGTGCCAACACCTTGTGGTACAACTCCGCGCTCGGCGCGGCGATGATCATCGGCAGATTCCTGATGATCGTGCCGGTGCTTGCGATAGCCAACAATCTGGCGCGCAAGAAACGTGTCCCTGAATCGCTCGGCACGTTTCCCGTGAACACCGCGCTTTTCACCGTTCTCTTGATCAGCGTGATCATCATCGTCGGCGCCCTGACTTTTTTCCCGGTGCTGACGCTGTCGCCGATCCTTGAACATTTCCAAATGCTGGGCGGGCAGAAGTTCTGA
- a CDS encoding roadblock/LC7 domain-containing protein yields MTESPVVIHEQQFQRIKSTLVRLCVECASRVVFLVDRDGQPIAFHGDIGDMDTTSFSSLAAGNVAATTSMAKLIGEDVFPCVVHEGERESIFISVIGRSLLVVVFDERSTLGLVKLRAKKASYEIAAILESIARDSADHRLNENSFFAEITDEDIDSLFS; encoded by the coding sequence ATGACCGAATCACCTGTAGTAATACACGAACAACAGTTTCAAAGGATAAAAAGCACGCTTGTGCGGCTGTGTGTCGAGTGTGCGTCGCGGGTGGTATTCCTCGTTGACCGCGACGGCCAGCCGATCGCCTTCCACGGCGACATCGGCGATATGGACACGACGAGTTTCTCGTCGCTCGCTGCCGGCAACGTCGCGGCGACGACGTCGATGGCGAAACTGATCGGCGAGGACGTCTTCCCGTGCGTCGTTCACGAAGGCGAGCGCGAAAGCATCTTCATCAGCGTCATCGGCCGCAGCCTCCTGGTCGTTGTCTTTGACGAGCGTTCAACTCTCGGACTGGTAAAACTCAGGGCAAAGAAAGCGAGTTACGAGATCGCCGCAATACTCGAATCCATCGCGCGCGACTCGGCTGATCACCGTCTGAACGAGAATTCGTTCTTTGCGGAGATCACCGACGAAGACATTGACAGCCTGTTTTCGTGA